A genome region from Vibrio tapetis subsp. tapetis includes the following:
- a CDS encoding Bcr/CflA family multidrug efflux MFS transporter: MPTRQSPQLGWVLFFVLGAIGALTPLAIDMYLPAMPSIAKDLGVTAGEVQITLTAYTAGFAIGQLLHGPLADSYGRRPVLIIGVVLFAIASMVSATTTGIDSLTWIRAAQGFAGAAAAVVIQAVVRDMFDREDFARAMSFVTLVMTVAPLVVPMIGGHLAIWFGWRSIFWVLAIFSAVVIAAVMWKIPETLAEENRQPLRVRSTFSNYFKLLSNPVAMGLILSSSFSFAGMFAFLTAGAFVYIGLYGVSPDEFGYLFGLNVVCLIGMTSLNGRIVKKMGSHWMLRFGLLLQLLAGVGLVVGWILDLGLWGIVPFVMLFVGTISTIGSNSMALLLSGYPTMAGTALSLAGTLRFGTGSIIGAVVAVMPSDSAAPMIFVMSLCALLSALFYWLLGRKA, from the coding sequence ATGCCGACTCGACAATCCCCTCAGTTAGGCTGGGTACTGTTCTTTGTATTGGGTGCCATTGGTGCCCTAACGCCACTCGCTATCGACATGTACCTTCCAGCTATGCCCTCGATCGCAAAAGATCTAGGTGTGACAGCTGGTGAAGTGCAAATAACCTTAACGGCTTATACGGCAGGTTTTGCCATTGGGCAGTTATTACATGGCCCACTGGCAGACAGTTATGGACGTCGGCCTGTACTTATTATTGGCGTGGTGTTATTTGCGATAGCCTCAATGGTGAGCGCCACGACGACAGGCATCGATTCATTAACCTGGATCCGCGCTGCGCAAGGTTTTGCAGGGGCTGCAGCGGCAGTGGTCATTCAAGCTGTTGTTAGAGACATGTTCGATCGTGAAGATTTTGCCCGGGCTATGTCGTTCGTGACGTTAGTTATGACGGTTGCACCGCTAGTGGTACCGATGATCGGTGGCCATTTAGCCATTTGGTTTGGTTGGCGTTCAATCTTTTGGGTTCTGGCTATTTTCTCGGCGGTTGTGATTGCGGCTGTTATGTGGAAAATTCCGGAGACCTTAGCGGAAGAAAACCGACAACCGCTTAGGGTGCGCTCTACCTTTTCAAACTATTTTAAGTTGTTATCTAACCCGGTTGCGATGGGCTTGATACTGTCGAGTTCGTTCTCGTTTGCTGGCATGTTTGCCTTTTTGACTGCTGGCGCGTTTGTCTACATCGGTTTGTATGGCGTAAGCCCTGACGAGTTTGGTTACTTGTTTGGTCTTAATGTGGTTTGTTTAATTGGCATGACCAGTTTAAATGGGCGAATAGTCAAAAAAATGGGCTCGCACTGGATGCTGCGCTTCGGATTGTTGTTACAACTTCTCGCGGGTGTCGGGTTAGTCGTCGGTTGGATACTTGATTTAGGGCTATGGGGCATTGTTCCATTTGTTATGCTTTTTGTGGGGACTATTTCTACAATTGGTAGTAACAGCATGGCACTGTTGTTAAGTGGTTATCCGACCATGGCCGGTACCGCATTGTCGTTAGCGGGTACGTTGCGTTTTGGTACCGGTTCAATAATAGGAGCAGTAGTGGCGGTAATGCCAAGTGATAGTGCAGCTCCGATGATTTTTGTTATGAGTTTATGTGCGCTTCTATCAGCGCTGTTTTATTGGTTGTTAGGAAGAAAAGCATAA
- a CDS encoding DUF2913 family protein: MSTYYVEIQKVVNSALEEMAAEHEKGRLINAAASNTHFLVRWVTKSLKSHRFDRCVVPDLTRWQKSGRSKGTQVGLQTTFENISALYHQLVPLDQPVKPVIDKEIDAFLDFMDEQNWSVSTEYELTGKGKVQILTEGDSSLVLCAEQCDSCFDGGEELVKPMSWYVRGNHAEFVRLAVEQGYLVHKVTDYKSIVKYHGEYLVFPNNHANQLAEIPIGFSKKA, encoded by the coding sequence ATGTCGACATACTACGTTGAAATCCAGAAAGTGGTTAACTCTGCCTTAGAAGAAATGGCAGCGGAGCACGAAAAAGGCCGCTTGATTAATGCTGCGGCTAGTAATACGCACTTTTTGGTTCGCTGGGTGACTAAGTCTCTTAAGAGTCATCGTTTTGACCGTTGTGTCGTGCCTGATTTGACGCGTTGGCAGAAGTCAGGACGCAGCAAAGGCACACAAGTTGGCCTGCAAACTACGTTTGAAAATATTTCTGCTTTGTACCATCAGTTAGTACCACTTGATCAGCCAGTGAAACCGGTTATCGATAAAGAAATTGATGCTTTCTTAGATTTTATGGATGAGCAAAACTGGTCTGTTTCTACAGAATACGAGCTAACCGGTAAAGGCAAAGTGCAGATCTTAACTGAAGGAGACAGCTCTTTAGTACTCTGCGCCGAGCAATGCGATAGCTGCTTTGATGGTGGGGAAGAACTCGTTAAGCCAATGAGTTGGTATGTCCGTGGTAATCACGCTGAGTTTGTCCGTTTAGCGGTAGAGCAAGGCTATTTGGTACACAAGGTGACAGACTACAAATCCATCGTGAAATATCATGGTGAGTATCTTGTTTTTCCAAATAACCATGCGAACCAATTAGCTGAAATTCCAATCGGTTTCTCTAAAAAAGCGTAG
- a CDS encoding ABC transporter permease, whose amino-acid sequence MLWPVVKALLGHYRRHPVQIVLVWLGLTLGVSLLVGVLAINHHAKQSYSAGEKLFTNPLPYRIRPVQNTSKIPQGFYVQLRREGFQQCMPFDSYRIETASDVELTITGVDPIAMLAIQPGSTLKDIKTLSLKEPPYPIMISADLAEYLNWKNGDYVHLKDGSLFGPLLVDNDQLLRGTRVIADIGLLRMLNKRPGFEVIACGEMPEEKLERLKSLLPKGMKLSQNTHAELDSLTLAFHTNLTAMGMLAFFVGLFIFYQAMSLSFIQRQPLVGILRQTGVSVYQLTAALLLELVIWIFVSWICGNVLGYFLANQLLPAVSASLEDLYNANVGLSLAWDWEWSKQSLLVAILGTLLACSFPLIRLLRTQPIRLSSRLSVMRFAGREFTWQAMAACVFCVAAVAVMQTEQSQESGFVLIALILVSAGLLMPYLIWKLFNGLSFSLPWVKARWFFSDSAASMSYRGVASMAFMLALATNIGVETMVGSFRETTDKWLTQRLAADVYVTPPNNLSSRIGTWLMEQPEVKDVWWRWEKELPSEVGALQLVSTGDSDGEQRALTVKVAIPDYWFHLHHSKGVMVSESMALKLNIRAGDYISLPEPATGNWQVVGIYYDYGNPYNQVMLSHRNWLYSFSGRGDVGLGVILHDDTSSSGLLRRFQHAFKLSPERIYDNNNIHQQAMRVFDRTFSIAGTLGNITLVIAVIGLFFSTLAGELSRQRHIALLRCFGVSGKELVFTGGLQLLVLGICSALIAIPLGLLLADLMIDVVLKQSFGWTMQLEVIPWEYASTFAWSFCALMIAGAWPVFNMLRRTPMKSLRDAL is encoded by the coding sequence ATGTTATGGCCCGTAGTTAAAGCGCTACTAGGCCACTATCGTCGTCACCCTGTTCAGATCGTGCTTGTATGGCTTGGTCTGACGCTGGGTGTGTCGTTGCTTGTTGGTGTTCTAGCCATTAATCACCATGCCAAGCAAAGTTACAGTGCCGGCGAAAAACTTTTTACCAATCCTCTCCCTTATCGAATTAGGCCGGTTCAAAACACCAGTAAGATCCCACAAGGTTTTTATGTGCAACTACGCCGAGAAGGCTTTCAGCAGTGTATGCCATTTGATAGTTATCGAATTGAAACCGCCTCTGACGTTGAGCTCACCATTACAGGTGTCGACCCAATTGCCATGCTGGCGATTCAACCGGGATCGACGCTCAAAGACATTAAAACGCTGAGCTTAAAAGAACCGCCATATCCAATCATGATTAGCGCCGATTTAGCTGAGTACCTTAATTGGAAGAATGGCGACTACGTCCACTTAAAGGATGGTTCATTATTTGGGCCACTATTGGTTGATAACGACCAGTTATTGAGAGGTACTCGAGTCATCGCGGATATTGGCTTGTTGAGAATGCTCAATAAGAGGCCAGGGTTTGAAGTCATTGCCTGTGGCGAGATGCCTGAAGAGAAACTGGAGAGGTTAAAATCTCTTCTGCCTAAAGGGATGAAGCTATCTCAAAATACGCACGCAGAGCTCGATTCTTTGACGTTGGCATTTCATACCAACTTAACGGCTATGGGGATGCTGGCATTTTTTGTCGGTTTGTTTATTTTCTATCAGGCGATGTCATTGTCATTCATCCAAAGACAACCATTGGTTGGCATTTTGCGTCAAACGGGTGTGTCGGTGTATCAATTGACAGCGGCTTTATTGCTAGAGCTGGTTATTTGGATATTTGTCTCCTGGATCTGTGGCAACGTATTAGGGTACTTTCTTGCAAACCAACTCTTGCCCGCGGTGTCTGCAAGCTTAGAAGACTTATATAATGCGAATGTTGGCCTTTCTTTAGCCTGGGACTGGGAATGGAGTAAGCAGAGCCTATTGGTGGCAATTTTAGGTACTTTACTTGCGTGTAGTTTTCCTCTCATTAGGCTGCTCAGAACTCAACCTATCCGATTGAGCTCGAGGTTATCAGTTATGCGTTTTGCTGGCCGAGAGTTTACTTGGCAAGCCATGGCGGCGTGCGTATTTTGTGTTGCGGCTGTTGCCGTGATGCAGACGGAGCAAAGCCAAGAATCAGGCTTCGTTCTTATTGCTTTAATTTTGGTCAGTGCTGGTTTGTTAATGCCATACTTGATTTGGAAGCTTTTTAATGGTCTCTCATTCTCACTGCCTTGGGTAAAAGCTCGTTGGTTCTTTTCTGATAGCGCGGCAAGTATGAGTTACAGAGGCGTGGCGTCAATGGCGTTCATGCTGGCTCTGGCAACCAATATCGGTGTCGAAACCATGGTAGGCAGTTTTAGAGAAACAACCGATAAATGGTTAACTCAAAGATTGGCTGCCGATGTCTATGTTACCCCACCAAATAACTTATCCTCTCGGATCGGAACCTGGTTAATGGAACAGCCAGAAGTTAAAGATGTTTGGTGGCGCTGGGAGAAAGAATTACCAAGCGAAGTCGGGGCGCTGCAATTGGTCAGTACCGGCGACTCTGATGGAGAACAACGAGCGCTGACGGTTAAAGTTGCGATTCCAGACTATTGGTTCCATTTGCATCACTCTAAAGGCGTGATGGTCAGTGAGTCGATGGCGTTGAAATTGAACATACGAGCGGGTGATTATATTTCGCTTCCAGAGCCGGCTACCGGCAACTGGCAAGTTGTTGGGATATATTACGATTATGGTAATCCATACAACCAAGTGATGTTGTCTCATCGTAACTGGCTTTATAGTTTCTCAGGTCGAGGGGACGTTGGGCTAGGTGTTATTTTGCATGATGATACAAGTTCAAGTGGTTTACTTCGTCGCTTCCAGCATGCATTTAAGCTGTCACCTGAACGAATATATGACAACAATAATATCCATCAGCAAGCAATGCGGGTATTTGATCGCACCTTCAGTATTGCGGGAACACTTGGAAACATTACGTTAGTGATTGCCGTTATTGGGCTGTTTTTCTCAACATTGGCAGGTGAGCTATCAAGGCAACGGCATATTGCCTTATTGAGGTGCTTTGGTGTTTCTGGCAAAGAGTTGGTATTCACCGGCGGGTTGCAACTGTTGGTATTAGGCATTTGTTCTGCACTTATTGCGATTCCTCTAGGGCTGCTCCTCGCGGATTTAATGATCGATGTTGTGCTTAAACAGTCATTTGGTTGGACGATGCAATTGGAAGTGATTCCGTGGGAATATGCGTCTACCTTTGCGTGGTCGTTTTGCGCCTTGATGATTGCGGGAGCTTGGCCTGTCTTCAACATGTTGCGAAGAACGCCAATGAAGTCGTTAAGGGATGCACTTTAG
- a CDS encoding lipocalin-like domain-containing protein gives MSSLINSKIVQILVVGMIMLGIATVFYESFFGEIEVEERNEVNAVLLGTNNAVFEPVLPNTSVMLPQDFRLHPEYQHEWWHYFANVVSDEGEEYGIQWSFFRVASDERETNGWQSPQIYIAHLVITSKDNIWKQQRIARGGIGQAGMLQKPFKIWIDNWHWQSLGRTPFPGRLDVETDEFSVQLANYAAGPYVLNGDRGYQAKHDLLPVASFSVGAPFVRVKGQLEVDGKSLRVEGNAWLSKEWGSGLLAEGQQGWDLFSLRLEDGSTLMVNQYRHVSQPAYTFGTLANKKGDVFILKEEDIQMLPKATKRLSNNRKVPLQWTINVPKFGISLETTVMRKEQWLSFAIPYWEGPIYASGSHEAKGLMQLTGY, from the coding sequence ATGTCGTCATTGATTAATTCAAAAATAGTCCAAATTCTGGTTGTTGGCATGATCATGCTCGGCATAGCAACCGTCTTTTATGAATCCTTTTTTGGCGAAATAGAAGTAGAAGAACGCAATGAAGTGAATGCCGTACTGCTAGGGACAAATAATGCGGTGTTTGAACCTGTGCTGCCCAATACCTCGGTGATGTTGCCGCAGGACTTTAGGCTTCATCCAGAGTATCAGCACGAATGGTGGCACTATTTCGCCAACGTAGTTTCAGATGAAGGCGAAGAGTACGGGATTCAATGGAGCTTTTTTCGAGTCGCGAGTGATGAGCGTGAAACAAATGGTTGGCAAAGTCCTCAAATTTACATCGCTCACCTTGTGATTACATCCAAGGACAATATCTGGAAACAGCAGAGAATTGCCCGTGGTGGAATTGGCCAAGCGGGTATGTTGCAAAAGCCGTTCAAAATATGGATCGATAACTGGCACTGGCAATCTTTGGGACGAACCCCTTTTCCTGGGCGGTTAGATGTGGAAACCGATGAATTCTCTGTGCAGTTAGCTAACTATGCCGCAGGGCCTTATGTGTTAAACGGTGATCGTGGTTATCAAGCTAAGCACGATTTACTACCTGTCGCTTCGTTCAGTGTAGGGGCGCCATTTGTTCGAGTTAAAGGTCAGCTTGAAGTCGACGGTAAGTCACTTCGGGTAGAAGGTAATGCGTGGTTAAGTAAAGAGTGGGGCAGTGGCCTACTTGCAGAAGGACAGCAAGGCTGGGACTTATTTTCACTGCGCCTTGAAGATGGCTCAACGCTAATGGTCAATCAATATCGTCATGTTAGCCAGCCTGCTTATACGTTTGGAACGCTCGCAAATAAAAAGGGCGACGTATTTATTCTTAAAGAAGAAGATATCCAAATGCTACCTAAGGCAACGAAAAGGCTTAGCAACAATCGTAAAGTGCCATTGCAATGGACAATAAATGTGCCTAAGTTCGGTATTTCACTTGAAACTACCGTGATGAGAAAAGAGCAGTGGCTTTCGTTTGCGATTCCATATTGGGAAGGGCCAATTTATGCTTCCGGTTCTCACGAGGCTAAAGGCTTGATGCAATTGACCGGATATTGA
- a CDS encoding DUF2867 domain-containing protein, with amino-acid sequence MKRVLIVGASGYVGSQLIPLLLEQGFHVTAAARHIDYLHLRTSPHPNLTLRHLDLTDPVETDLCVQNMDCAFFLVHGMAKGHDFVDYELSLAKNFRDAVTKSKIQHLIYLSAIQPTGESSEHIQARKMTGKVLRESPVPVTELRAGIIIGPGSAAFEIMRDFVYNLPIIIGPKSIESTANPIALENLNAYLLLLVSEIPVDDRIFEVGGPDTLTYRQQFEIICQATGRNKKILSTSLLTPYWASQWLGMITSVPSNIGRALLSGLDHDYVADISPISMRYPQTLISYKQVVEHTVAHDGEYIRSNVWGFDPAALTRWQPGFGYYPKQTGASIETTLTKEQLWAVISQLGSKKEGYFFANGLWRTREWLDIFFGGGKPIRRRPEASELKTGDFIDSWKVIHCQKHRFISLLFGMKGPGLGRLEFTITDHGSTRELNVTAWWHPKGFSGLLYWFAMMPAHLFIFKGMVKAIVNKATKC; translated from the coding sequence ATAAAACGCGTACTGATTGTTGGAGCTTCAGGGTACGTTGGATCGCAGTTAATTCCACTGTTATTAGAACAAGGATTTCACGTTACCGCAGCCGCACGTCATATTGATTATCTTCACTTACGTACTTCGCCACATCCAAATTTAACTCTTAGGCACCTAGATCTCACTGATCCCGTTGAAACCGATCTGTGTGTGCAAAACATGGACTGTGCTTTCTTTTTAGTGCACGGGATGGCAAAGGGGCATGATTTTGTCGACTACGAATTATCTTTAGCCAAAAACTTTCGTGACGCCGTAACTAAAAGTAAAATCCAGCATCTTATTTACCTTAGCGCTATTCAGCCCACAGGTGAAAGCTCCGAACACATACAAGCACGAAAAATGACAGGAAAAGTCTTGAGGGAATCTCCAGTACCCGTCACGGAACTGCGAGCAGGCATAATTATTGGGCCAGGCTCCGCTGCTTTTGAAATCATGCGGGACTTTGTCTACAACTTGCCAATAATCATTGGCCCAAAGTCTATTGAATCGACAGCAAACCCTATCGCTTTAGAAAACTTAAATGCGTACCTGCTCTTGCTAGTCAGCGAAATACCGGTCGATGATCGAATTTTTGAAGTTGGTGGCCCCGACACCCTAACCTACCGCCAACAATTTGAGATTATTTGCCAAGCAACGGGACGGAACAAAAAAATTCTATCCACCTCTTTACTGACTCCTTACTGGGCATCCCAATGGTTGGGGATGATCACATCGGTTCCATCAAACATAGGACGAGCGCTACTTTCAGGCTTAGATCATGATTACGTCGCCGACATAAGCCCTATATCGATGCGCTACCCTCAAACCTTGATCTCCTATAAACAAGTCGTTGAACACACAGTCGCACACGATGGTGAATATATAAGAAGTAATGTATGGGGCTTCGATCCCGCCGCGCTCACTCGATGGCAGCCCGGTTTTGGTTATTACCCAAAACAGACCGGAGCTTCTATTGAAACGACGTTAACTAAAGAACAGCTATGGGCCGTGATTTCTCAGCTTGGCAGTAAAAAAGAAGGCTACTTTTTCGCGAATGGCTTATGGCGAACCAGAGAGTGGTTAGACATTTTCTTTGGCGGCGGTAAACCAATAAGACGCAGACCTGAAGCTTCGGAGCTGAAAACTGGCGATTTTATCGACTCATGGAAAGTCATCCATTGCCAAAAGCATAGGTTTATTTCACTTCTATTTGGCATGAAAGGCCCAGGATTAGGCCGATTAGAATTCACCATTACCGATCATGGTTCAACTCGAGAACTCAACGTAACCGCATGGTGGCATCCAAAAGGGTTTTCAGGGTTACTGTACTGGTTTGCAATGATGCCAGCGCACTTGTTTATCTTTAAGGGAATGGTCAAGGCTATCGTTAACAAAGCGACTAAGTGCTAA
- the rsuA gene encoding 16S rRNA pseudouridine(516) synthase RsuA gives MRLDKFLCDSLGATRREATRIIKSGDVTVNGDKTKSGSFKVTDDCEVQWQDRVIAKQGPKFIMLFKPDGFVCSHEDGSNPTAFTLLDEVKMENLHFAGRLDVDTTGLVLITDDGKWSHRITSPKHKCEKTYRVWLADPVKPEYVDQFLQGIELRSEKEPTLPAHLEVIDDHQVLLTIHEGKYHQVKRMFAALGNKVEELHRERIGAIELDESLEPGEYRYLTQEEIDSVWKK, from the coding sequence ATGCGTTTAGATAAATTTTTATGTGACTCCCTTGGAGCAACACGCCGAGAAGCAACTCGAATCATCAAAAGTGGTGATGTAACAGTAAATGGCGACAAGACAAAATCCGGTTCATTTAAAGTGACTGATGATTGCGAAGTGCAGTGGCAAGATCGTGTTATTGCCAAGCAAGGCCCGAAATTCATCATGTTATTTAAGCCTGACGGCTTTGTTTGTTCTCATGAAGACGGTTCAAACCCAACGGCATTTACGTTATTAGACGAAGTGAAGATGGAGAACTTACATTTTGCAGGTCGTCTAGATGTGGATACGACAGGTTTGGTACTCATTACAGATGACGGTAAGTGGTCTCACCGCATTACGTCGCCTAAGCATAAGTGCGAAAAAACGTATCGCGTTTGGCTTGCTGATCCAGTGAAACCGGAGTATGTTGATCAGTTCCTGCAGGGTATTGAACTGCGAAGTGAAAAAGAACCAACACTTCCTGCTCATCTCGAAGTAATCGACGACCACCAAGTTTTACTTACCATCCATGAGGGTAAGTACCATCAAGTTAAACGCATGTTTGCTGCACTTGGCAACAAAGTAGAAGAACTTCATCGTGAACGCATAGGCGCCATTGAACTTGATGAGTCATTGGAACCGGGCGAATACCGATACCTTACTCAAGAAGAAATCGATTCGGTTTGGAAAAAATAG
- the nhaA gene encoding Na+/H+ antiporter NhaA — MSDVIKDFFKLESAGGILLVIAAAIAMMVANSPLNELYTSVLHTYVAGMSISHWINDGLMAVFFLLIGLEVKRELLEGALKSKETAIFPAIAAVGGMLAPALVYVAFNSGDPQAMQGWAIPAATDIAFALGIMALLGKRVPVSLKVFLLALAIIDDLGVVVIIALFYSGDLSTTALLAGFVATAALFFCNMKHVTKLRWFMIIGAILWFSVLKSGVHATLAGVVIGFAIPLKGNAGERSPLKHMEHALHPYVAFLILPIFAFANAGISLEGISMSSLTSMLPLGIALGLLVGKPLGIFSFSWLPVKFGVAKLPQGVNFKHIFAVSVLCGIGFTMSIFISSLAFTGTSAEFDTLARLGILMGSTTAAVLGYFLLHVSLPKEPAKIES; from the coding sequence ATGAGTGATGTCATTAAAGACTTTTTTAAATTAGAATCCGCGGGTGGCATTCTGTTAGTTATTGCAGCAGCAATTGCAATGATGGTAGCTAACTCTCCGCTAAATGAACTGTACACGTCGGTTTTACATACTTACGTAGCAGGTATGTCTATCTCACACTGGATTAACGATGGCCTTATGGCTGTGTTTTTCTTACTGATTGGTTTGGAAGTTAAGCGTGAACTACTTGAAGGTGCGCTAAAGTCAAAAGAAACGGCAATTTTCCCTGCAATCGCAGCGGTTGGCGGTATGTTAGCGCCTGCATTGGTTTACGTCGCGTTTAATAGTGGTGATCCACAGGCTATGCAAGGTTGGGCGATCCCTGCTGCAACCGACATCGCTTTTGCGCTTGGTATCATGGCGTTGCTTGGTAAACGTGTTCCAGTTAGCCTGAAAGTGTTCTTACTTGCACTTGCAATTATCGATGATCTAGGCGTTGTGGTTATTATTGCTCTGTTTTACAGCGGTGATCTTTCAACAACGGCATTACTGGCTGGCTTCGTTGCAACGGCGGCACTGTTCTTCTGTAACATGAAGCACGTAACGAAACTGCGTTGGTTTATGATCATTGGTGCAATTTTGTGGTTCAGCGTACTTAAATCTGGAGTACATGCGACACTTGCAGGTGTTGTTATCGGCTTTGCTATCCCACTGAAGGGGAATGCGGGTGAACGCTCCCCGTTGAAACATATGGAGCATGCACTTCATCCATACGTTGCATTCTTGATTTTACCTATCTTTGCGTTTGCCAATGCAGGCATCTCTTTAGAAGGCATTTCAATGTCTAGTCTGACGAGCATGTTGCCATTAGGTATTGCTTTAGGGTTGTTAGTTGGTAAGCCGCTTGGTATTTTCAGCTTCAGTTGGTTACCCGTTAAGTTTGGCGTTGCGAAACTGCCGCAAGGGGTGAACTTCAAGCACATATTTGCTGTTTCTGTTTTGTGTGGCATTGGGTTTACCATGTCTATCTTCATCTCTTCATTGGCCTTTACAGGAACCAGCGCTGAGTTTGATACACTAGCTCGTCTAGGTATTTTGATGGGGTCGACGACCGCTGCGGTGTTAGGTTACTTCTTACTTCATGTATCCTTGCCAAAAGAGCCTGCGAAAATTGAATCGTAA
- a CDS encoding ABC transporter ATP-binding protein, which yields MLRLSELCKGYVDGGEFHPVLQGAELTLEQGQQLALMGESGSGKSTLLNLIAGIDQVDSGQIMYSNFSMNEASETKRTAYRRNNIGHIFQQFNLLSTLNVADNIRFCRQLKGLQEDRGLWRQILSALDLMPLLGRYPEEISGGQQQRAAIARALYMEPKILLADEPTGSLDERNAEAVMRLLTTLSRQLECTLLLVTHSQKVAEHMQGSIRLQGGQLHVMARS from the coding sequence ATGTTACGCCTGTCAGAACTCTGTAAAGGTTATGTTGATGGTGGAGAATTCCATCCCGTCTTGCAGGGCGCTGAATTGACATTAGAACAAGGTCAGCAACTCGCGTTAATGGGTGAAAGTGGCTCGGGGAAAAGTACGTTGCTCAATTTGATTGCTGGTATCGATCAGGTCGATTCTGGTCAAATCATGTATTCCAACTTTTCGATGAACGAAGCCTCAGAAACCAAACGTACCGCATATCGACGTAATAATATTGGTCATATTTTTCAACAGTTTAACTTGCTTTCCACGCTTAACGTTGCGGACAATATTCGTTTTTGTCGTCAATTGAAAGGCTTACAAGAAGACAGAGGGTTGTGGCGTCAAATTTTGTCGGCACTCGATTTAATGCCTCTTCTAGGCCGTTATCCGGAAGAAATCTCCGGTGGGCAGCAACAAAGAGCGGCTATTGCTCGTGCATTGTATATGGAACCTAAAATATTATTGGCCGACGAGCCGACAGGCAGCTTGGACGAGCGAAACGCTGAAGCAGTAATGCGCTTACTCACCACCCTTTCTCGCCAATTAGAATGCACATTGTTGCTAGTAACACACAGCCAAAAAGTGGCTGAACACATGCAAGGGTCTATTCGACTCCAAGGAGGGCAATTGCATGTTATGGCCCGTAGTTAA